AACTTCTTCGGAATACAATCCGTTTTGTTCGATCCCGCTCGAAAACGCGGAGCGCAATCCGGGGGAGAAAGGCAGACATACGGTAAACTTACTTCCGCTTCCAAGTTCGCTTTCGACTTCGATCGAACCGTGATGTGCGTCCACGATCCGTTTTACGATCGGCAGACCGAGTCCGCTTCCTTCCGCAGTGTGATTCTCGCTTTGAACCTGATAGAATGTTTCAAAAATTCTCGAAATATCGTCCGGGGGAATTCCGATGCCGGAATCCTGAACGGAAATCTCGTATCCTTTTTCCGTTTTGATTAAACGAACTAAGACTTCTCCACCCGCATCGGTAAACTTGATCGCGTTTCCGAGAAGATTCAACACTACTTGTCGAACCCGTTTCGGATCGGCCTTGATTTCAAAATCCGCATCCTCGGGTAACCACTGGAATCTCATTCCGATCTTTTTGGTGATCGCCTGGCCGAGAATCATTTCGACGGATGTGGAGGTCAGTTCTTTGAGATCGAAATCGGATTCGTTCAACACAAACTTTCCGGCCTCGATTCGAGAAACGTCCAGAATATCGTTGATGATATTGAGAAGGTGAACTCCGGAATGAAAGATCAGGTCCTTGTATTTATTCTCCCGTTCCATCTCCTCCGGGAGCTGCATCAACCTGGAAAAGCCGATGATGGAATTCAGAGGCGTTCTCAGTTCGTGGCTCATGTTCGCGAGAAATTCGGATTTCGCCTTGTTCGCCTTTTCGGCCATTTCTTTTTGCCGGTTCAACTCTTCGGTCCTTTGTTCCACAAGAACCTCCAAGGACTCCCGATGAACTTTCAATTCCTCTAATACGTTTTTCCGCTCCAAAAAGACGCTGATCAGATCCACAAAGGTTCTAATCGTGAATATCTCCTCCTTCAGCGTCTTTGTCGTTTTAAAATTCTCGAAACCGGCAAAACCGAACCATTCGTTGGAAACGAACAGCGGTATCAAAGTTACGGAACGTGTTTCCCTTTCGTCGAAAAAAAGTTTTTCATTCTGCGGAAACTCGGCAACATTCCCTTGTAAATATCCGCCCGAGGAAAACACTTTTTTCCAACGCATATAATCGTTGTTATAGGATATGATTTTGATCATCGGAAATTTGGATGCGTCGAGAGAAGGATCGACTACCTCGAGATACAGTTCTGCGGAATCCGCATTCTCCGAATTCTTAAACAGATACAATCTCTCCGAATCGACAAAGACCAAGAATTGTTCCATCGCGTATTTTAGAATTTTCAATTCCACCGAAGTGGACAAAAGAATCTGCGTGGCCGAAGTGATCCCCATTTCCAAACGAAGACGTCTTGTGGCGGATTCTCCCTTTCGTACTTTTTCCGTAATGTCCCTTTGAATCGATATGAAGTATAAAATTTTTCCTGACGAATCGCGAATCGCGGAGATGCGCCATTCCACGTTGTATGGACTCCCGTCTTTTTTATAATTGACCGCTTCTCCGGAAAAATCCCTTCCTTGGGAAAGAGATCGTTTTAGATCGATCATCATTTTGCGGTTCGTAAGCGGCCCCTGGAGAATCCGGGGCGTTTGCCCGATTAGATCCTCAGGCTGATAGCCGGTCATTCGGTAAAAAGCGGGGTTTGCGAATATGATCTTCGGACCGGGAGGTTCCAGCTCGGCGTCCGTAACCAATAGGGAATCCGAAATCTGATTCACCAGAATTTCATAAAGTTCCTGCGAATGCTTGAAGCTTGTCAGGTCTCGTTCCACGGCCCGACAAAATCCTCAAATTTTATAAAAAGATCAATGATTTTATTCTACGAAAGGTCGAATTGCATATTCAAATAATACAAAATTCTAAAATGCAAAAAGTGGAATAAAGGTGAGATTCGATTTCCTGCGATTTTGAAAGAAAATCGATGAAATTTTAGAAAAAAGAAATTTCCTAATTTCTTCATTCCTTAAGGAATGAATTTAAGTATACGCGCATTTCTATGTCGCTTTCGACACGATTTCGGATCAGCTGAGAAGGTTTCCGGGAAGTTTAAAATTCATCGAATCCTCTCTCGAACCGGGAAACAATTCCACTTCCGCGTTCGGATAAAACGCCTTCAATTTGGAAATGATTTCATCCACGAGAACCTGAGGAGTGGAAGCGCCGGCGGTTAATCCTAAAATTCTAATTTTATTATTTTGAATATACTCTTTGGAAAGATCGTCCGCTCCCGTCACTTTGAAGGAATGCGGTTTCGATTTTTGAGCGAGCTGCAAAAGACGAAGGGAATTGGAACTGTTGTCCGCACCGATTACGAGCATCGCGTCGATCGCATCCATCATCAAAGAAACGGCTTCCTGTCTTTCCGTAGTCGCATAACAAATATCGTCTTTCGCGGGATGCTCGACGAAAGGAAACGTGTTTGCGATTTGATCCACGACATTCTTCGTGTCCGCGACGGAAAGTGTGGTCTGCATCAGATAAGTGAGGGGTTTATCTGGATCGATTTTTTCCTTAAGAGCGATTACGTCTTCGGCGGATTCTACGAGAAACATCTCCGCTTCTCCCATCGTTCCGATCGCTTCGTCGTGTCCCTCGTGTCCGATGTAGATGATTTGGTGCGTATCTTTGATCTTACGGGCTTTTCTATGAACGCGTGTAACCAGAGGACAGGTAGCGTCTCCGATTTTCATTCCTCTTTTTTTAGCGGCATCAACGACGGAAGGAGCCACTCCGTGGGCCGAAAAAACGACCGTCGCTCCGTCAGGGGCTTCGTCTAGGTCGTTGATAAAACGGATTCCTCTTTTTTTCATGTCTTCCACAACTCGGCGGTTGTGGACGATTTCTTTACGGACGTAAATCTGTTCCGCGGAATTCGCCTGAACCTGTTCCACATACGTAATAGCATACTTCACACCGGCGCAAAATCCTCTCGGATTGGCTAAATAGATCTTTTCTAACATGAAAACTCCGTCCGAGTACCATTTTTCGAAACGGATTCCGGTAAAGAATCAAAAAAACTCCTTTGAGGGTTCGTTTTTATGCCGCAAAAAAAAATCACCGACGCAGTCTCCGCTTTCTGAACTCAGCGAAACGCTCCCTATGGATCGCGTTAACTCAGCGAAACGCTCCCTATGGATCGCGTTTCAGGGGACATAGCGGAATCCGAAAGGAAGAGATTTTTTATCATGGAATCGCGAAAAAAAGTGCATTATCGGATTTTACGGACGCGTCGATGGATTCTTTGAAAAGGTCAAGGAAGACCTTTGAAAAATCATTACCCCCTTTTTAAGGGAATCGGATTCAAGGAGGAACCGAATGATTATCAACCATAACGTCAGTGCCATTTTCGCGCACAGAACATTGAAGTTCAATAGCGAAAACATGGGAAAGGACATCGAGAAGTTGTCCTCCGGAATGAGAATCAACCGCGCAGGCGATGATGCTTCCGGTCTTGCAGTGTCCGAAAAAATGAGAACTCAGATTCTGGGTCTCAGAAGAGCGGAAATGAACACTGAAGATGGTATGTCTCTGATACAGACTACTGAAGGATATCTCCAGGAAACTCATGAAATTGTTCAGAGAATCCGGGTTCTCGCTGTTCAGGCTGCCAACGGTATCTATACCGAGGAAGACAGACAACAGATCCAAGTGGAAGTTTCCCAGTTGGTCGATGAGATCGACCGAATCGCTTCTCAAGCTGAATTCAACAAAATGAAACTCCTTACCGGAGCTTTCGCGAGATTGAATCCAACTGCGAGTATGTGGTTTCACATGGGTGCAAACATGCACCAAAGAGAAAGAGTTTACATTGAAACGATGAATACGGCGGCATTGGGTCTCAGAAACCCGACCGTTTTAACGTTTATCTCTCTTTCTACTGCCGGCAAGGCGAACTCGGTAATCGGATTGGCTGACGATGCGCTCCGTTCCATCTCTAAACAGAGAGCGGATTTGGGTGCGTATTATAACCGTCTGGAACACGCTGCGAAAGGTCTCATGAACGCTTATGAGAACATCCAAGCGGCTGAATCCAGAATCCGCGATACCGATATGGCCGAGCAAATGACCAGCTTTACGCGTTACCA
The window above is part of the Leptospira yasudae genome. Proteins encoded here:
- the ispH gene encoding 4-hydroxy-3-methylbut-2-enyl diphosphate reductase gives rise to the protein MLEKIYLANPRGFCAGVKYAITYVEQVQANSAEQIYVRKEIVHNRRVVEDMKKRGIRFINDLDEAPDGATVVFSAHGVAPSVVDAAKKRGMKIGDATCPLVTRVHRKARKIKDTHQIIYIGHEGHDEAIGTMGEAEMFLVESAEDVIALKEKIDPDKPLTYLMQTTLSVADTKNVVDQIANTFPFVEHPAKDDICYATTERQEAVSLMMDAIDAMLVIGADNSSNSLRLLQLAQKSKPHSFKVTGADDLSKEYIQNNKIRILGLTAGASTPQVLVDEIISKLKAFYPNAEVELFPGSREDSMNFKLPGNLLS
- a CDS encoding flagellin; amino-acid sequence: MIINHNVSAIFAHRTLKFNSENMGKDIEKLSSGMRINRAGDDASGLAVSEKMRTQILGLRRAEMNTEDGMSLIQTTEGYLQETHEIVQRIRVLAVQAANGIYTEEDRQQIQVEVSQLVDEIDRIASQAEFNKMKLLTGAFARLNPTASMWFHMGANMHQRERVYIETMNTAALGLRNPTVLTFISLSTAGKANSVIGLADDALRSISKQRADLGAYYNRLEHAAKGLMNAYENIQAAESRIRDTDMAEQMTSFTRYQILTQAATAMLAQANMKPQTVLQLLK